From a single Sinorhizobium sp. RAC02 genomic region:
- the hemJ gene encoding protoporphyrinogen oxidase HemJ produces MSEKQTGESAGRRARLRAAAALAVFALLVVVLFAFPPDDLYLWIKALHIIAVISWMAGLLYLPRLFVYHTDAPVGSAQSETFKVMEQRLYRTIMQPAMGLSWLLGLYLAWSVYGFQGGWLHAKLAFVVLLTGVHHFYGNAVKAFADDKNTKTGRQWRIWNEAPALLMILIVVMVVVKPF; encoded by the coding sequence GTGAGCGAGAAACAGACGGGCGAAAGCGCCGGGCGCCGGGCACGATTGCGTGCGGCGGCCGCCCTTGCTGTCTTCGCCCTGCTGGTCGTCGTCCTGTTCGCCTTCCCGCCCGACGATTTGTATCTTTGGATCAAGGCGTTGCACATCATCGCGGTCATCTCGTGGATGGCGGGGCTGCTCTACCTGCCGCGGCTTTTCGTCTATCACACGGACGCGCCGGTCGGCTCCGCCCAGTCGGAGACGTTCAAGGTGATGGAGCAACGGCTCTACCGCACCATCATGCAGCCGGCCATGGGTCTTTCCTGGCTGCTCGGCCTCTATCTCGCCTGGTCCGTCTATGGTTTTCAGGGCGGCTGGCTCCATGCCAAGCTCGCTTTCGTCGTGCTTTTGACAGGTGTCCATCACTTTTACGGCAACGCGGTCAAAGCCTTTGCCGACGACAAAAACACCAAAACCGGCCGGCAATGGCGCATCTGGAACGAGGCTCCGGCCCTTTTGATGATCCTCATCGTCGTGATGGTGGTGGTCAAACCGTTCTAG
- the rho gene encoding transcription termination factor Rho, translated as MAEMKLQDLKNKTPTDLLAFAESLEVENASTMRKQELMFAILKMLASQEVEIIGEGVVEVLQDGFGFLRSANANYLPGPDDIYISPSQIRRFSLKTGDTVEGPIRGPKEGERYFALLKVNTINFDDPEKIRHKVHFDNLTPLYPNERFKMELDVPTSKDLSPRVIDLVAPLGKGQRGLIVAPPRTGKTVLLQNIAHSITANHPECYLIVLLIDERPEEVTDMQRSVKGEVVSSTFDEPATRHVQVAEMVIEKAKRLVEHGRDVVILLDSITRLGRAYNTVVPSSGKVLTGGVDANALQRPKRFFGAARNIEEGGSLTIIATALIDTGSRMDEVIFEEFKGTGNSEIVLDRKVADKRIFPAMDILKSGTRKEDLLVPRGDLQKIFVLRRILAPMGTTDAIEFLIDKLKQTKSNGDFFDSMNT; from the coding sequence ATGGCCGAAATGAAGCTACAAGACCTCAAGAACAAGACTCCGACCGACCTCCTTGCTTTCGCCGAATCGCTCGAGGTCGAGAACGCGAGCACGATGCGCAAACAGGAACTGATGTTTGCCATCCTGAAGATGCTGGCCTCGCAGGAGGTCGAGATCATCGGCGAGGGTGTCGTGGAAGTGCTGCAGGACGGTTTCGGCTTCTTGCGCTCGGCCAATGCGAACTACCTTCCGGGTCCGGACGATATCTACATCTCGCCCTCGCAGATTCGCCGCTTCTCGCTGAAGACCGGCGATACGGTCGAGGGTCCGATCCGTGGACCCAAGGAAGGCGAGCGCTACTTTGCGCTCCTCAAGGTCAACACGATCAACTTCGACGACCCGGAAAAGATCCGCCACAAGGTTCATTTCGACAACCTGACGCCGCTCTATCCGAACGAGCGCTTCAAGATGGAACTCGACGTTCCGACGTCGAAGGATCTTTCGCCGCGCGTCATCGACCTGGTGGCACCGCTCGGCAAGGGCCAGCGCGGCCTCATCGTCGCCCCGCCGCGCACGGGTAAGACGGTTCTGCTGCAGAACATCGCCCATTCGATCACGGCGAACCATCCGGAATGTTATCTCATCGTTCTCCTGATCGACGAGCGTCCGGAAGAAGTGACGGACATGCAGCGCTCGGTGAAGGGCGAAGTGGTGTCCTCGACCTTCGACGAGCCGGCGACGCGTCACGTGCAGGTCGCCGAAATGGTCATCGAAAAGGCCAAGCGCCTTGTCGAGCACGGCCGTGACGTCGTCATCCTGCTCGATTCGATCACCCGCCTCGGACGCGCCTACAACACAGTCGTGCCGTCGTCCGGCAAGGTTCTGACCGGTGGTGTCGACGCCAACGCCCTGCAGCGCCCGAAGCGCTTCTTCGGTGCTGCGCGCAACATCGAGGAAGGCGGTTCGCTGACCATCATCGCAACGGCGCTGATCGATACCGGCAGCCGTATGGACGAAGTGATCTTCGAAGAGTTCAAGGGTACCGGCAACTCGGAAATCGTGCTGGACCGCAAGGTCGCCGACAAGCGCATCTTCCCGGCGATGGATATTCTCAAGTCCGGCACGCGCAAGGAAGACCTGCTCGTGCCGCGCGGGGATCTCCAGAAGATCTTTGTTCTCCGCCGCATCCTCGCCCCGATGGGCACGACCGATGCGATCGAGTTCCTGATCGACAAGCTGAAGCAGACGAAGAGCAACGGCGATTTCTTCGATTCGATGAACACCTAA